A section of the Deltaproteobacteria bacterium genome encodes:
- a CDS encoding FKBP-type peptidyl-prolyl cis-trans isomerase gives MKRMSICAAMLLAACGNMGGKGGPAGAGPSGNVTLETEDQKTLYALGLALARNTKVFDLTPADSQYVMQGFNDAISGAKPQVDIDAYGPKIQALAQSRMKAKAEVEKQKGQATIDAAAAEPGAQKLPSGMVIKTITPGTGPSPTATDTVQVNYEGKLSDGTVFDSSYKRNAPATFPLRGVVPCWTEGLQKMKVGEKAQLTCPSNLAYGDQGHPPSIPGGATLTFTVELLQIMPPAAPGGMPGMPGAPIPGLPQPGGTGGMPPGGFHPPPGHVGMGNPPPAAHPGGAQPPAAHPGGAAVPGKAPPPPPPGGKKGAPPPPPGHH, from the coding sequence ATGAAGCGAATGAGCATCTGCGCCGCGATGTTGCTGGCGGCTTGCGGAAACATGGGCGGCAAGGGTGGCCCGGCCGGCGCCGGCCCGAGCGGCAACGTCACCCTCGAGACCGAGGACCAGAAGACCCTCTACGCGCTCGGCCTCGCCCTCGCGCGCAACACAAAGGTCTTCGACCTCACCCCCGCGGACTCGCAGTACGTCATGCAGGGCTTCAACGACGCCATCAGCGGCGCCAAGCCCCAGGTCGACATCGACGCCTACGGCCCCAAGATCCAGGCGCTGGCCCAGAGCCGCATGAAGGCCAAGGCCGAGGTGGAGAAGCAGAAGGGCCAGGCCACCATCGACGCGGCCGCGGCCGAGCCCGGCGCGCAGAAGCTGCCCTCCGGAATGGTCATCAAGACCATCACCCCGGGCACCGGCCCGTCGCCCACCGCCACGGACACCGTGCAGGTGAACTACGAGGGCAAGCTCTCGGACGGCACCGTCTTCGACAGCTCGTACAAGCGCAACGCCCCGGCCACCTTCCCGCTCCGCGGCGTGGTGCCCTGCTGGACCGAGGGCCTGCAGAAGATGAAGGTGGGCGAGAAGGCCCAGCTGACCTGCCCGTCGAACCTCGCCTACGGCGACCAGGGCCACCCGCCCAGCATCCCCGGCGGCGCCACGCTGACCTTCACGGTCGAGCTCCTCCAGATCATGCCTCCGGCGGCTCCGGGCGGCATGCCCGGTATGCCGGGCGCGCCCATCCCCGGTCTGCCCCAGCCGGGCGGCACGGGCGGCATGCCCCCGGGCGGCTTCCACCCGCCTCCGGGCCACGTGGGCATGGGCAACCCGCCTCCGGCGGCCCACCCGGGTGGCGCGCAGCCTCCGGCGGCCCACCCCGGCGGCGCGGCCGTCCCGGGCAAGGCGCCTCCGCCTCCGCCCCCGGGCGGCAAGAAGGGCGCTCCGCCTCCGCCCCCGGGTCACCACTGA
- a CDS encoding N-acetyltransferase — MTRRGVQVLESIRDVPQQAWDALLDGQATPFVRWAWLDALESSGCASPRATWTPQHLTLWKDGALVAAMPAYLKDGSDGDFSRDWGWSGAAVEAGLSYYPKLVVTVPFTPVTGRRVLVAEGEDRAAATKALVEGALALAKKLKLATIQVLFPDADDLALLEQAALVGRVDFQYHWFNQSYATTDAFLARFNSKHRNMLKRERSMPSKQGIALRTVRGDELATDPKLWAKLAHTLHRATVDKLMWGRRWLNEKFYQGIFASMPENLEVVVAEREGKPIAGAFNVASGDRLFGRYWGCLEEHPFLHFNVCYYHSIDECIRRGTRVFEGGAGGEHKVARGFEPSLTYSAHAFLDARFEKAMRKHIERERTEREASLEAWKQESPLFKRSTQGEG, encoded by the coding sequence GTGACGCGACGCGGGGTCCAGGTCCTCGAGAGCATCCGGGATGTACCGCAGCAGGCGTGGGACGCGCTGCTCGACGGCCAGGCCACGCCCTTCGTCCGCTGGGCCTGGCTCGATGCGCTCGAGAGCTCGGGCTGCGCCTCGCCGCGCGCCACCTGGACGCCGCAGCACTTGACGCTCTGGAAGGACGGCGCGCTCGTCGCGGCCATGCCCGCGTACTTGAAGGACGGCTCCGACGGCGACTTCTCGCGCGACTGGGGCTGGTCGGGCGCGGCGGTCGAAGCGGGCCTCAGCTACTACCCGAAGCTGGTCGTCACGGTGCCGTTCACGCCCGTGACCGGACGCCGCGTGCTCGTGGCCGAAGGCGAGGATCGCGCCGCCGCGACGAAGGCCCTGGTGGAGGGCGCACTCGCGCTCGCCAAGAAGCTCAAGCTCGCGACCATCCAGGTGCTCTTCCCGGACGCGGACGACCTGGCGCTGCTGGAACAGGCAGCGCTCGTGGGCCGGGTCGACTTTCAGTACCACTGGTTCAACCAAAGCTATGCGACGACGGACGCGTTCCTCGCGCGCTTCAACAGCAAGCATCGCAACATGCTCAAGCGCGAGCGGAGCATGCCGTCGAAGCAAGGCATCGCCCTGCGCACCGTCCGCGGCGACGAGCTGGCGACGGATCCCAAGCTCTGGGCCAAGCTCGCGCACACGCTGCACCGCGCGACGGTGGACAAGCTGATGTGGGGCCGCCGCTGGCTCAACGAGAAGTTTTACCAGGGCATCTTCGCGTCGATGCCCGAGAACCTCGAGGTCGTGGTCGCGGAGCGCGAGGGCAAGCCGATCGCCGGCGCGTTCAACGTGGCGAGCGGCGACCGGCTCTTCGGACGCTACTGGGGCTGCCTCGAGGAGCATCCGTTCCTGCACTTCAACGTCTGCTATTACCACTCCATCGACGAGTGCATTCGCAGGGGGACGCGCGTGTTCGAGGGCGGCGCCGGCGGGGAACACAAGGTCGCGCGGGGCTTCGAGCCCAGCCTCACGTACTCCGCCCACGCGTTCCTCGACGCGCGCTTCGAGAAGGCCATGCGCAAGCACATCGAGCGCGAGCGCACGGAGCGCGAGGCCTCGCTGGAGGCGTGGAAGCAGGAGTCGCCGCTGTTCAAGCGCAGCACGCAGGGAGAAGGCTGA
- a CDS encoding ATP-dependent Clp protease adaptor ClpS — MAKKPRKEEEGDLGVVTETRSKPKLKRPKLYKVILHNDNYTTMEFVVSVLIGVFHKSESDAMAIMLHVHHRGAGVAGVYTYEVAEAKVDKTMKLAREAQYPLLCTMEPDDSDEEREGRDD; from the coding sequence ATGGCGAAGAAGCCGCGAAAGGAAGAGGAGGGCGATCTGGGCGTCGTCACCGAGACGCGCTCGAAGCCCAAGCTCAAGCGGCCCAAGCTCTACAAGGTCATCCTCCACAACGACAACTACACCACCATGGAGTTCGTGGTGTCGGTGCTCATCGGGGTGTTCCACAAGAGCGAGTCGGACGCGATGGCGATCATGCTCCACGTGCACCATCGTGGCGCGGGCGTGGCCGGCGTTTATACCTATGAGGTCGCGGAGGCGAAGGTCGACAAGACCATGAAGCTCGCCCGCGAGGCGCAGTACCCGCTTCTGTGCACCATGGAGCCGGATGACTCGGACGAGGAACGCGAAGGCAGGGACGACTAA
- the clpA gene encoding ATP-dependent Clp protease ATP-binding subunit ClpA — MAVTLTKELETTIMLALEEARRRKHEYLMLEHVLYAMTVERVGSMMLKACGADPKKLAKALETFFKESVEEIEVDADEGHEPEQTAAFRRVLQRAAAHVQSSGRTQIEPGDILAAIYREPQSHAAYLLEQQGVSRLDVLNYISHGVSKDEGAPEKKKTEGAPVGDDEEEEGEKANDPLQAYCVDLVKRAAEGKIDPLIGREAELQRTIQVLMRRRRNNPVYVGEPGVGKTAIAEGLALAIHEHRVPKQLEHATVYALDMGALLAGTKFRGQFEERLKGVVNAIKKIPDAILFIDEIHTIVGAGATSGGSMDASNLLKPALAAGELRCIGSTTYKEYKASFERDRALERRFQKIEVNEPSVAETVLILKGLRDRYELHHDVKYTDEALEAAAELSAKYINDRQLPDKAIDLMDEAGAVDRLKADDKRKKTLTPLEMEEVVARIARVPAKSVSSNDEDALAKLEPELKKVIFGQDQAVDALASAIKLSRSGLGNPEKPIGSFLFSGPTGVGKTELAKQLARVLGVEFLRFDMTEYMEKHTVSRLIGAPPGYVGFDQGGLLTDAIRKTPYAVLVLDEIEKAHPDLFNILLQVMDHATLTDNFGRKADFRHVIIIMTTNAGARDITAGALGFGQSANQTPRNLAKSAIEKTFSPEFRNRLDAWISFDTLPREVILKIVDKFVGELATQLTEKKVKLELSPAARDWLAEHGFDRLFGARPMGRLIQNEVKKPLAEAILFGNLKHGGTAFVDVEGDKLVVKPRT; from the coding sequence ATGGCCGTGACGCTGACCAAAGAGCTCGAGACGACGATCATGCTGGCGCTCGAGGAGGCGCGGCGGCGCAAGCACGAGTACCTGATGCTCGAGCACGTGCTCTACGCGATGACCGTGGAGCGCGTGGGGAGCATGATGCTCAAGGCCTGCGGCGCCGACCCCAAGAAGCTCGCGAAGGCGCTGGAGACGTTCTTCAAGGAGAGCGTCGAGGAGATCGAGGTCGACGCCGACGAGGGCCACGAGCCCGAACAGACCGCCGCGTTCCGGCGCGTGCTGCAGCGGGCGGCTGCGCACGTGCAGTCGAGCGGGCGCACGCAGATCGAGCCCGGCGACATCCTCGCAGCCATCTATCGCGAGCCGCAGTCGCACGCCGCGTACCTGCTCGAGCAGCAGGGCGTGAGCCGGCTCGACGTGCTGAACTACATCTCGCACGGCGTGTCGAAGGACGAAGGTGCGCCCGAGAAGAAGAAGACCGAAGGCGCGCCCGTCGGCGACGACGAGGAAGAAGAGGGCGAGAAGGCCAACGATCCGCTGCAGGCTTACTGCGTGGACCTCGTGAAGCGCGCCGCCGAGGGCAAGATCGATCCGCTCATCGGCCGTGAAGCCGAGCTGCAGCGCACCATCCAGGTGCTCATGCGGCGCCGCCGCAACAACCCCGTGTACGTGGGCGAGCCCGGCGTGGGCAAGACGGCGATCGCGGAAGGCCTCGCGCTCGCGATCCACGAGCACCGCGTGCCCAAGCAGCTCGAGCACGCGACGGTCTACGCGCTCGACATGGGCGCGCTGCTCGCGGGCACCAAGTTCCGCGGCCAGTTCGAGGAGCGGCTCAAGGGCGTGGTCAACGCCATCAAGAAGATCCCCGACGCGATCCTCTTCATCGACGAGATCCACACCATCGTCGGCGCAGGCGCCACGAGCGGCGGATCGATGGATGCGTCGAACCTGCTCAAGCCCGCGCTGGCCGCCGGTGAGCTGCGCTGCATCGGCTCCACGACCTACAAAGAGTACAAGGCCAGCTTCGAGCGCGATCGCGCGCTGGAGCGTCGCTTCCAGAAGATCGAAGTGAACGAGCCGAGCGTCGCGGAGACGGTGCTCATCCTGAAGGGCCTGCGCGATCGCTACGAGCTACACCACGACGTGAAGTACACCGACGAGGCCCTCGAGGCCGCGGCCGAGCTCTCCGCGAAGTACATCAACGACCGCCAGCTGCCCGACAAGGCCATCGACCTGATGGACGAAGCCGGCGCCGTGGACCGGCTCAAGGCCGACGACAAGCGCAAGAAGACGCTCACGCCGCTGGAGATGGAAGAGGTGGTCGCGCGGATCGCGCGCGTGCCGGCGAAGAGCGTCTCCAGCAACGACGAGGACGCGCTCGCCAAGCTCGAGCCCGAGCTCAAGAAGGTCATCTTCGGCCAGGACCAGGCCGTGGACGCGCTCGCCTCAGCCATCAAGCTCTCGCGCTCCGGTCTCGGCAACCCCGAGAAGCCCATTGGCAGCTTCCTCTTCTCCGGCCCGACGGGCGTGGGCAAGACCGAGCTCGCCAAGCAGCTCGCGCGCGTGTTGGGCGTGGAGTTCCTGCGCTTCGACATGACGGAGTACATGGAGAAGCACACCGTGAGCCGCCTCATCGGCGCGCCCCCGGGCTACGTGGGCTTCGACCAGGGCGGCCTGCTCACCGACGCCATCCGCAAGACGCCGTACGCGGTGCTGGTGCTCGACGAGATCGAGAAGGCGCACCCGGACTTGTTCAACATTTTGTTACAAGTCATGGATCACGCCACGCTCACCGACAACTTCGGGCGCAAGGCCGACTTCCGGCACGTGATCATCATCATGACCACCAACGCCGGCGCGCGGGACATCACCGCGGGCGCGCTGGGCTTCGGTCAGAGCGCCAACCAGACGCCGCGCAACCTCGCCAAGAGCGCCATCGAGAAGACCTTCAGCCCCGAGTTCCGCAACCGGCTCGACGCCTGGATCTCCTTCGACACGCTGCCGCGCGAGGTGATCCTCAAGATCGTCGACAAGTTCGTGGGCGAGCTGGCCACGCAGCTCACCGAGAAGAAGGTGAAGCTCGAGCTCAGCCCCGCGGCCCGCGACTGGCTGGCCGAGCACGGCTTCGACCGGCTCTTCGGCGCACGCCCCATGGGCCGGCTCATCCAGAACGAGGTCAAGAAGCCGCTCGCCGAGGCCATCCTCTTCGGCAACCTGAAGCACGGCGGCACCGCGTTCGTGGACGTCGAGGGCGACAAGCTCGTCGTCAAGCCGCGCACGTAA
- a CDS encoding acyl-CoA thioesterase — protein MSEKLGRWPVQLDVAVQWGDMDAFGHVNNTVYLRWCESARIAYFETLGLTTKGQRSNQGPILARAAVDYRRPVVYPATVRVACTVSKLGNTSAVMLYRMALQPSGELVAEGESVIVLIDYVTGAKVPLDAELRQKIEALEAQGSG, from the coding sequence ATGAGCGAGAAGCTGGGACGCTGGCCGGTGCAGCTCGACGTCGCCGTGCAGTGGGGCGACATGGACGCCTTCGGCCACGTGAACAACACCGTGTACCTGCGCTGGTGCGAGAGCGCGCGCATCGCCTACTTCGAGACGCTCGGGCTGACCACGAAGGGCCAGCGCTCGAACCAGGGACCGATCCTGGCGCGGGCGGCCGTGGACTACCGCAGGCCGGTCGTCTACCCGGCGACCGTGCGCGTGGCGTGCACCGTCTCCAAGCTCGGCAACACCTCGGCGGTGATGCTCTACCGCATGGCGCTTCAGCCCTCGGGCGAGCTCGTGGCCGAGGGCGAGAGCGTCATCGTGCTCATCGACTACGTCACCGGCGCGAAGGTGCCGCTCGACGCCGAGCTGCGCCAGAAGATCGAAGCGCTCGAGGCCCAAGGGAGCGGGTGA